The Vanessa atalanta chromosome 7, ilVanAtal1.2, whole genome shotgun sequence genomic interval AGGAAAGATTGTcacaactttttaatttgttaaatgagaATACTATTTCATCTATAATAAAAAGACATAATTATCTTTGTTTCTTTTGAATactgtattttaattagtacCAGAGATatgatgatgtcctcctgaccgattttggttACGGCGGCCAATCTCATGGAAGTCTAGCCAACTGCACAGggcatgcatattatagtacacAAATACAAGTgaactctctattccctcattctcataatccgatgcgatggcaaattcgacacgaccggaaagagagTACCGGGGTTCCGAGGCACGCTTCGGTGtgcacacttccaacttccaaactCTGGATTTTTAATGAGAAATTTTCAAACCAGTAACTCAATAAtgttttatcggcccgacctgggaATTGAACCCACGACCTTGGAATCTACATCTTTATACCTAGCCACTAGATAAACCAAGATTGCAATGTgtaatgacaatactttcaaaatATTGACAATGACATATgacaattgaaaatttaaactaaacgcAGAAAAATCAGAAAGGTAAATTTTACATATcggttacttaatatttaaataggcttaataaataattttggttaTTCTTTTCAGATAACTTTATATTGTTTACAGTTTCATAAGTTtccatttaataatatcattagcGCTTTAAAATGTTACGCAGTATTTTGAAGAGACCCATTTACAATTCtgctatacaattatttaagtttttgtcAATACAAACAGAAAAACCAATAAGGAATAAATATAACGCCAACTGTAAGTGCCTCTTGTAGCTGAAATCtgttataaatttacttgttacaatttacaaaacaaattaactgTAACAGGTAAAATTCGTCGCGAGATAATACATGTGGATGTTTTCCGGCAATTTTCAACAAAACAACCCCGTTTTGAAGAAGTAATAGTAGATTATGATTATGTAAAAAAGGCCACAactaatgaaaacattttactcATTGATGTGAGAGAACCTGACGAAATAAAAGAACTAGGAAAAATTCCAAACAGCGTCAACATTCCATGTACGTACTTTtatgttaagtataaaatatagtaaaaatattgaatcacaaagtattgaaaatgttttagtaacattataattacaaataactttttttattttgaacttttaGTGGGAAATGTATCTACAGCACTAGGCACCATGACAGAAAAAGAATTTCAAAAATTGTACCAGATTAAGAAACCTTCTGAAGATGctgaaataatcttttattgtatgTCTGGAAAGAGGTCTGGTATGGCACAACAGAATGCTTTTAATCTGGGATATAAGAAGTGagtactttaaaaattttattttgcattatgAATCATGCTATAGAACATATGCAGTGAAGAGAAAGCAACTAGTTCCACAACTCAGTCAACATATTTGGGACTCGAGTCAAAACCATATTTACATTGTGTGTAAGCCAtgctgcaaaaaaatataattgtttagcAAGGCTTTCAAggtcttttgttttaaatttcccaGTTTTCTATTCAAAcacaaagataaaaaagtactcttttttaaatgaaatatgtatctTTTCTTTACAGTGTGAAAAATTATCTTGGAAGTTGGATAGAATGGTCTAGCAAAATGCAGTAAACGAGCTGCAGCAAGATAGAATATTAACAGCTAGTCCCACATccaaattatacttttttgttatctatattgtatttttttttaataaaactagtcttctatgttttaattaatttatttcattgcattattatatgtatttatgattataacacatttatttttgtttacttgaCCAATCATTCCAACTGCCCAGGTAGGTTTTGGATCTGTTAAAACAATCAAATGATTAATACATGCATCTTACTTggtataataactaataagtataaattatctttagcCTAATTCAACCATAATATGAAGActtttagtagtgcacaatatagttgaTCTATTAGTGATTCACATGAACtatgtaaatttaaggtttgtttatctttattcatacTTAGATTAGAATAGGCTAAAGATGGCATCATTTAAAGTCATATTACAAAAGAAAGTTAGTTAAAacttgtatcataaataaagctatattattCAAGAATTGTTTATAGTGCACAATAAAAGAGCTTTTACAAAATCGCatagaatatgtaaatttaaggtttatttaacTATATGCCTTCTACAATTGAAATATGTTAAGATTTAAAGTTGGGTTTATGTTATAGTAATATGACTAAAAAAATTGGACACAATTTTATGTGTATACTTTGTATATCCAAGCTTAAGTGCTTTGTCAAGAGCTTCACTGGAACGTCTACCAgattgacaataaaatataagctcATCTGAAGAAGATGGCTTAGGCCTTTGAAATTGCTTCTTGAACTCTTCTTCCGACATAGTTATTAATGCATCTTGTACATTGTTTACTAAAaagatataattgttaatttaaaataatattcattataaatatgaggtatcttgttattaatattgagaGTACATGGTATGTTGATGCTAGAAGGTATTTTGCCAGTTGATTTCACCTCTTCTGGACTGCGGACATCAATAATCACCTTCTCAGgttgatgaattatttttagcATATCCTCATAGCTGAGAACCCTTTTAGGATCAACCATATTTGAATGACCTGCTTTTGCAAGTAAACAACTGGTGTAAAATTTTCTGTCtgtaattttacacaaaatattatgacattGGATTGTGTTAAGTTTTAtgattttagaaatttaaaaaataattaaatttaaattactaaaacaatgtaaaagaaacttttttattaagtttgagatatattaattataaataataaaagtttgttaataaatacttcTACTTTACGATCctacacaaaaaaataagagaaaaacaCACTTATTGCcaagttacaaatatttattccgAAATGTCTAATAATAAATGAGGATGATAGTGGAAGTgacattataatttgttaaagaaaGCTTACAGTTGCATAACTTAATATTCTTTAACATTGATGTACTCTGTAAATAAATCAActactttatttttacactaatttatttttaagtttgtacttttcgtagtaataataattgctagttgcttttaaaatacatacaaacttatTTAATCATTACCTGTTTAATTATTAGGTTAATACTtcgattaaattttaagttatctATAATCAGTACTTAAGTTTTcactaaattttcaaataaaaaataaagaaaaacaatccCTTTGTAAGCGGTAAGTAAACCATAGAgtatagtaaatagtaatattgtaatatgtagTATATAAAACCAAAACGGCACAGTATATACTAAATACTCTATGTTAAAAAACCAAAGTAACCacaatcttaatttattataactaaataaatctaCAGTAGGCCTGTAGTTTTTTCCATATATTATAAAGCATACAATATCAacaaagaagtaaaattaaacaatatcattaaaaataaatatgcctGTACTTATGTATCGTGTTTGAAGATCTAATTCTTCggcgtaaataataatagttttttattgcattaaaataattacaatcgaaaaataataagcctccttaataataaaatattaataattataatataaagtaaattctttttttcacttcaatttaaatttgtaataaaatgaacattgtaaaataagataatgtAGGAAGCTGGCTATTTCGAGTGACTTAacgcttcaaataaaaattcactcaattattttttcatgacgcgccaaaagtaaaatataacttcaaaaaacACGGGAGCCTCACGGCTCACTGTGTGACTGTAGTCACATATGATATGTGGCATCTGACATTTCATCTTGGTAATGGTGTGGTTGtcgcaaatcaaatcaaatcaaaataaactttattcaagtaggcttttacaagcacttttgaatcgaattTTACACACTATATTAAGTaagctgccaccggttcggaatgtaggttctgccgagacgaaccggcaagaaacgcaatagttaatctttttgaaaattaaaaatacaaagttatgttagctaaatacaattaattgtgttatataacatttatcttACCTGAAAGTTAGCAAGTATTAGTTTCTGTCACCTATATAATTCTGCATTAAATAATGCTTTTATtatagatgtattttttacaaatgctttgaatttatgaattggcAAAGTTCAAAATATcggcggaattttattataaaaattgataactatccccaaaaaggatttattgactttcacTTCGGATTCCAGCTTGACCGATTTCAGTCAATGCGGCCAATGGCATGGACTAGCCTACGCAGAACTTATTttaatgcacaagtgtgtgtacaAATATATGTGCACTCTCATAGTCCGAAGGGGcagcaaatccgacacgacagAAAAGGACACCGATTCCGATTCACGGGAGTGTAGCTAGTATAAGTGTATTATCTATGGTGTAaacacttccaacttctagaccacgggctgttactgagattttttcgacggataaatcgaataaatttttattgcCCCGACCTGGGGCTTGAAATTCGTGATCTATGACTTTATAGGCATTAGACTAGGTTGTCGAATTGCTATTTTTACACACCTTACTAATAAAGGTCGGTACCATGAATCATGATCTGAATTCAGACGGCCATAACGAGTAACGGGCGCGCTCATTGCTCAAATCAAATAGCATGTACTTTCCCGACTTACTGTTACActcttccgtcccttttcactaAATCACCCCCTCTGATCGCAGGAGAGCGAATTGCATGACAAATGATGCACATAAAATATCGTCTGTAACGTGATTCTGTAATTACGGCAACACTGCACAAACAAAAGTTTGTTAAATTGTTACTTTACTACTAATTAGCGGCCTGAATCGCATATTGTTAACTTCAGAAAAGACTTTAAAAACAGCTCCCATAACTtggaaacttttttattttaattatagctttaaaataaaaattctgtttattttatacatttaaaaaatgtttgttcgCTAGTTTTTGTAAATCTACGAAGTTGTCGGCTAAAATCGATAGTGTCACCGGCTAGAATTGCCCGCTTTTACGATTTTTCAATGCAAATAAATAGCTTTTCAAGTAAATAACTACCAGTCGATTGGCAAAGCTCATACCCAGTCGCTCAGAATTTAACTACGATTACATACAATTttcttaatagatatttttcttcaacTATGTCAACACAAAACTCTAACCTAAacgaaatatcataaactatcgaaattttCAGTTTATCTCGCgaggtagattataatctaaaggtatttacaattctacggtggtatatttatatatttataaatggtttATATGAGACGGTTTTTTTGTTGTAATGGCTTACTGAAAAAACTCCCGCCTGCCtgctttaaattgaaattaaccaCAGGACAAGCATGAACTTCATattcttgtaaattataaacaaacaatatatattaaacaaataataagagAGAGTTAACTCTCTGCATATGCTGAAAAAgatattgctatttttatatatttaaataagtaaataaataaaaataatactagaaTCTAAGGgcatagatttaaataaattaaacacagcactttaaaaataattttatttagtcatACCATTCCCAAACttaccttaataataataaaatgcgaAATTTCATATCAGTCTTAACACTGGCTATAATTGTTTTACTGTAGAAAATTGTGTGTTTTGAGTATTTTCTGGAAATCTATTGtactatcttataaaaaatgttataataaaaaatatatatatttatacataattcacTTACAtctaaattatcattaatttactatattgttcttatatgtatgtaatataaaatataataatacataattggtAAAATGTTGCATTATCAGCATTTAAGTAAAGTTTATCTTctgatttaaacattttatcagaaccttgaaattattaattgtttttttttcattatcattaataataaaagtaaaagttcatttctaattttattaattagtctgctactttttcaaaatatttcctCTTTTCAGCTGGATTTGGTATGATCTGAAAAAgaacagatatttttataaaactgtttgtAAGATTAATGcatcatttgatatttatatgaattaatttttgtaGTCTAGGCTAATACGAGGaactatttcttaaatttacaCAAAGAGCCAAGTTGAGAGTTTTTCCAATAGGCCTCATAAACCTTTATCAAAAtgagaaactaaaaaaaattactactatacaacaataaaaatagtacTTACAGTATCCTGCCCTGGTTTCCAGCCTGCAGGGCATACCTCACCATGGTTGTCAGTATACTGGAAAGCTTGAACCAATCTCAATGTCTCATCTACTGATCTTCCCACTGGCAAATCATTCATTGTAATCTGTCTCAGAATTCCTTTatcatcaattataaataagccTCTCAAAGTGTGCCCCAAATCTTCTAAATATACTCCATAATCTTTAGCAATAGAATGCGTAAGATCGCTAAGGAGAGGTATGTTAATTTTTCCCAGTCCACCCTCTTTACGAGGAGTATTGATCCATGCAAGGTGTGTAAAATGGGAGTCTACAGAGCAAGCCACTACCtcagtattaatttttttaaattcctctATCCTTTCAGAGAATGCTAAAATTTCAGTGGGACAAACGAATgtgctgaaaataaaaataatacaacttttgtaatactattaataataaatacaaacttgctggtaagataaatatatgtttataaacaaaaaataatttataataacatttattaatacttacaaaTCCAAtggataaaagaaaaatactaaatattttcctCTAAAACTTGACAACGAAAGCTGTGTTACTTCTCCGTTTACAATCGCCGTCGCCTCCCACTCAGGAGCCGGTTTTGAGACTAAAACATTAGCGATAGTAACgcgcttattataaataaatatgaattcgtAATATTATCGAGTTTCTTCTGGAAACTTACTCATAGCtttagtaaattgtaatttatgatCAATCTTTCTTGCTCCACCGGGAAAAACATTGCCGCTTCCGAAAGTATAACACGAATCACTTTCAAATATAGTTGAGTTACatgttgatatataaaatattaatagaattaaatttgtgattattttattcattataaaatattttaaaacgttttagtaattattttaaatacgaaaactAACACAGCAACTACTTTTAAATCTAGTGGGCTGTggaaatgtcaaatatttaatgtatatgacACGTCTGTGGTTTTTTATGATAAGAAAACTAAAGCTGGACTGATACCAATATACTGATAACGATAAATTATTAACGCCGGATTAAGCTATgtacatacttaaatatattaaaaaaaaaaactaaatatgtatagttttatattacaaataatatactgggataaattaacaatataatagaaaacattttagagttaacttaatttatatcacaggttattattttcaaaataataaaaacgcagATAAAAGtcgctttaaataaaatcaaccgATAGAAATCGAAAACTAAATTACTATAGTTTTGATTGCTATCggtacgagcaaatgggccacctgatggtgagtggtcacaaccgcccatacacaatggtactgaaaaaataataaccaattcttacatcgccaatgcgtcaccaaccttaggaactaaggtgttatgtctcttgtgcctgtagttacactagctcactcacccttcaaaccggaacacagcaatactgagtattgttgtttgacggtggaatatctgatgagtgtgtggtccCTACCccttaaaaatgaaattgttgcttaaataataacacgaattgcaatttttttatttgttaaagttGAACGGTACAGtgctttttattctatatatattacatacatttacttttttacgtttcatattaaagtaaattaacacTTGAAGGCTAagtcaaatgaaatcaaaaagcGCAGTGATGATTGAAAATATTAGTGACCGAccctttaaaaaaattgttttctccGTCGATTATAGTACCGAAACTAtagaaaagtaaataattctGCAAAAGTGtagaattactttatttattattaacattaattatatgtgtaatctatatatatttttactttattatatctgtattctatactgttttatttattatctgttttgcATCGTTCGCATTCGCAATCGCAGCGAATGTTGTATTTCTACTTtcgtaatatcatttatttgtatttgcttgaaataaattaaaaatgtttttgttatcgtattttaaatcattttcataaGTTCGGTTCTTTTCAAGTCCATCGCAACGAGTTGCGGTAAGTGTTTATAGCTTACTTTAAAAGTATCCACTTGTCGTTCATTATGGCGGTCTGATTACATTGAGTTTTATGTTTGGACTTTAAAACATGAAAAAGTTTCGATAAGAAATACTATACTCTGGTGATCTTATTTGACAGTGAATGTTATTAGTGGTACATGTTTTAGATGGACGGACCAGACGAAGGAGTTTTAGATGTGGATTTATTAGCTGACGATGGGTCTGACGACGAATGTGAAGCCCCGCCGTCTTCAGGTACTTGTGGTTAATTTgacattatagtttttttttgaattagttaatttataattacatcttTCTAAACTAGTCATTAGGATtgaagttgaaaatattataagaatttctttttttgaaaagtCCTTAAAACATtgaagaaatgttttaaaatgctataaattaaataaagtaaaattttgataGACTTTTATGCAGGCCCAGCTTCCACACCGACGTCATGTGCATCATCACCTCGCGGCGAAGAGCCGGCCTCTCCCCTTGCTGTGGTATCACAGCCAGCGTTCTTTCACCATCAAACATACACTCGTCCATTCTTTACATCAGGCAGAAGAGGACCTGGAAGACCTCGTAAAGAAGGAGCCAAGTTAGCGCGTGAGGGAAAGATAGTGAGACGGTAATAGGaagtgtataaattaattttttaaatcttaataatataaaaagctatgatttacttaaaaatacacttttttcgTTATAGCTATAGAGGAAATCCAGGTTCAGTAAGAGGAGCTAAACGCCACAGAAGCAGCCGTGATGAAGCTCTTGATGACATGTTGGATGAAGATGACTTTACCATGCCTGCACCTGAGGAACCACCATATACTCCAGAAAAATGGTAAActactattttcaattaaatagcaatgtatatagaataatatagaattttacaaatatttttatttacattatatttttaggcCTGGTAAAGTTTGTGCCTTATGTAATCTAAGTGAGCGCAGTCAACTCGGACAAGGAGAAATGAGGCAGACAGTATGTAACATAGAAGGGGAAGGGAGTTCTACACCAAGTATAAGTAATTCTGGAGGTGCTACACCCACCAGTATTACAACTCCTAACACACCCACTCTTCCTCTCCCTGCAGGGTTGGCTTCACCGCCACCCGAATTGCTAGATATTAATCAGCAGCATCAAGTTCTTCCTCTAAGCAGGCGTCAAAAGGCATTTAACAAGTGCAAGtaagtatcaataaataataatgaatgaaagtatagtttattttttataaaacattaatgtaattcataaaatttttaggACCCCACTTTACAACATGGAGCATACCGATGAACTCTCAATCATTGGATTTTCTGAGACACTAGAGTTACCTGCAGTGGTATCCTCAGGAATGTTTTATGTCCATCGTTGTTGCCTTGAGTTCAGTCCTCCATTTCAAGATCAAGTTGCTGCTGCATGTACATCTGATGAGGAAAAGGACCAATTAGAAGAAGCTAGGATTAGAGGAATTGTTACTACAGCTCTTGCTAGAAAATGTGCCTTCTGTCAGAGATATGGGGCAAGCATACCATGCAAGGTaaaattttttgattatttatacaaacgGAATAagatgtttcataaaatatttttaaacatacttaatttttttttttcagatgagttgtagtaaatattttcatctgCCTTGTGTTCTGGCATCTGGAGGCTTTATGGATTTTCAAACAAAGTCATCTTTTTGTAAGGATCATTTGTACCAAGCACCACTTGTATGTGAGTATGTTATGCAACAATTTTCCCTTGATGTCATTACTTGCCTTGTGTCGTATTTccttatttacttaatttttttttgtatttcaggCACAGCAGATATAGACTGCAGAACTTGTCGAACCATCGGGGATATGTCCAATCTTATGACATGCGTTACTTGTGGAGCACATTATCATGGCACTTGTGTAGGACTCAAGCAACTGcctggtaaaatatataaatatagtataagtataaatatatttaaaacatatttattcatatattacattgtacaaagtttaataaaactagTAATTTTATTGCACTATTGCAACATATgtggtataaattaaaattgatcctAGGTGGCTGACAGTGTAGCACGATGTTGTGGCTCCACAGGTGTACGAGCGGGCTGGTCGTGTCGCGCGTGCCGCGTGTGCCAGGTGTGCCGCGGCGAGGGAGGCGCGGGCGTGGGCGCGGGTGAGGCGCGGGCCGTGGCATGCGAGCACTGCGACAAGCTGTACCACGCCATGTGCCTGCGCCCCGTCATGGCAACGGTGCCTAAATACGGTTGGAAGTGCAAGTGCTGCCGCGTGTGCTCCGACTGCGGCGCGCGCTCGCCCGGCGCCGGCCCCTCGTCCCGCTGGCACGCGCACTACACGGTGTGCGACTCGTGCTACCAGCAGCGTAACAAGGGCTCGTGCTGTCCGTTGTGTCGCCGTGCTTACCGTGCCGCAGCCTACCGCGACATGATCCGCTGCTCGACTTGCCGCAGGTTCGTTATCCTGCCATGTTGATTAATTAAGGTATTTAAATGATGTCTGTTgtgacttaaaaaaatgtattttttagatATGTACACGGAATGTGCGACCCGGAAGCGGACCCACAGCAGTATAGGCAGAAGAAGGAACAGAATCCTGGATATGAATATAGTTGCCCTATATGTAAATCTAATATGTTGGCAGGCTCTAAGTCCGGATgttagtataaatattgtattactttTATAGACTTTATTTGATACTATCTATTATTGCACTATATTGataacaataatgtttatttaaagcatTTGAAGAAGACAATATGGCATCGACATCACAGGACTCCTCTTTCGGCGATGATAATGCGCAAGATCAGGATCCACTGGCAATTGAACCAAAGGTATATAatgtttaagatatatatagcttttttctactgtattattaataaagtttattattttttctcagGCAGATGTAGGTCTTGGAAAAGGCAAACCTTACACCGTTTCCTCGAAAGTAGCGAAAAAAAAGATAGGTGGATATAAACTCAAGGGTGGGTTTCCACCTGCTGGCAAATTGGGTTTCCAAAAGCGTCAAAGGTCTGTTTTGGACTTTGGTCGAAAACGAGGATCTAAACCAAAAATGCGGGGAGTGTTTGGTGTTCCTGGACTTGGCTTACAAAGGCCACAAGCTCCTGATAATAAAACATCTGAAGATGACCCAGGTAATTATTGAATGgagtaatttgtttgttttttcttttcatgGAAATGTGGAATCAACATTGTCAAACTGTAATATTTGTAActgtaagaatatattttgcTAGGCACATTACGAAATGTTATAACATGTGATGTTTTTTCAGGAGTGGAAAACAAACTAGTCTTGTGTTCAAGTAAAGATAAATTTGTACTGACTCAAGACTTATGCGTCATGTGCGGGGCTATCGGTACGGACTCGGAAGGTTGCCTCATAGCGTGCTCGCAGTGCGGCCAAACGTATCACCCCTACTGTGTCAACATTAAGGTATTCGATCTCGTTAAATCGGTAC includes:
- the LOC125065169 gene encoding putative thiosulfate sulfurtransferase, mitochondrial, whose protein sequence is MLRSILKRPIYNSAIQLFKFLSIQTEKPIRNKYNANCKIRREIIHVDVFRQFSTKQPRFEEVIVDYDYVKKATTNENILLIDVREPDEIKELGKIPNSVNIPLGNVSTALGTMTEKEFQKLYQIKKPSEDAEIIFYCMSGKRSGMAQQNAFNLGYKNVKNYLGSWIEWSSKMQ
- the LOC125065170 gene encoding thiosulfate sulfurtransferase/rhodanese-like domain-containing protein 3; its protein translation is MVDPKRVLSYEDMLKIIHQPEKVIIDVRSPEEVKSTGKIPSSINIPLNNVQDALITMSEEEFKKQFQRPKPSSSDELIFYCQSGRRSSEALDKALKLGYTKSKTYLGSWNDWSSKQK
- the LOC125065153 gene encoding peroxiredoxin-4, with amino-acid sequence MNKIITNLILLIFYISTCNSTIFESDSCYTFGSGNVFPGGARKIDHKLQFTKAMISKPAPEWEATAIVNGEVTQLSLSSFRGKYLVFFFYPLDFTFVCPTEILAFSERIEEFKKINTEVVACSVDSHFTHLAWINTPRKEGGLGKINIPLLSDLTHSIAKDYGVYLEDLGHTLRGLFIIDDKGILRQITMNDLPVGRSVDETLRLVQAFQYTDNHGEVCPAGWKPGQDTIIPNPAEKRKYFEKVAD